tcatcacaaagacgaatgactCGTGGTCagatttacttttcatcaaccatgtaatggcaatgagagaatatcatttactcatgtctcgagctatgaattccactgttgtgaatgacgctacatactgtagaagttgtatacccaatgcaccagcttttaattccttatctatttgaactcaagcttttacttatatcaaagtatatgagtcaagCATAAGTAGTCCATAATTCGCTCAAAATTTAGGTATGCTACACTATGAACGttataagtaaataaatccataaatagatttagtatctattcttcttgggtcctgccaatgtattgtcagtccagtcagctacatctatgtctctatcttctaagagtcCTTTGCTCTGATGCTTAAGATAAAGCACCTTCCCGATTgaacttgatagacaacatattagtctttcaatcggtttacttattttcgattagactaaggacatgtttatgttcgtttactaatataagttgtctttttgtattacgatttGACCACgcaatatcgcttagtattagtttaaacattagacaaccagtgagggTTAaagctaaaatatataaaaaaaattgattctaTTAGAAACTTGGTTGTTATAGTGAAATATTATTATAGCGGGTGGTTGTTATAGAGAGGGCTGACTATACATAGTATTGATGCATAAGAATCTCGAGCAATAAGAATATCGATAACATTGGGATACGGGTAGCAAGATGATAGTAGCAGCAGACACATGGTATGTTTCATGGGCAATGTGACATAGGTAGCATCACGACAATAATGGTAACAATGGCCATGGGCATCATCAGTGCAGACAACATCcaagtacaaaaatattcttaaaattgttggaaaatattcaCCAAGTCAATGAACCAATAATACGAGTTCAATAGCTTGAGGCATGTTAGACATTCTTTAAGGATATTTCGTCAGATAGCGTATCCCCCAGGATTCAACAAGCTCTTTCGCTATAAAATGTGAACAATAATTAACAATCAATCACAATAGAAAATATTCAGTAAACTcaaaaagaggagaggaagagcGAGAGGAGAATGAAAGATTTTTAAGGTGTATCTAGAGTAAATGTAGGTCATGATATATATAGGACCTTTATTggcctaaaaataataaaaataagtggATTTGACTTAGCCAAAAATTGTTTAAAACGTTTAACTAATCTGGACTTGACTAAATGTAGCTTCGTTAAAAAACAAAAGGGTTCAATTGTATATTACAATGGTTTTTTAAGACCAACGTGCAAGTTCACCTTTTCAACTTGGTTATTGTTAATCCAATAAAGTGTAATGACTTATGAataagaatttcaaaattttcttgaagaacatgaaattttattattttgaaatatctTAATTTTTCAACGTAAACTTCAACTTGAACTCGTGAAgtaattgtttaaaataatacaaaaatatccTCATATGAATATACTAAAAATCCTATCTTACACTTATGCGTGTGAAAATCACGGATGCCTATTTAAAAGTAACATATAACAAACAATGAAACGTATAGTTTGAAACTAgttaatcataataacacatgaaatatgtacgatgttaaaattttaaaaatagattaaCTTATGAGTAAAAtgaatttaaacacataaatacatcacataaacaatactaaatgcactacaattatttatcatagtTTTTGTCATCAATTATGAATTAGTGTCGAGTTGACTCATGATACAAACTCAGTAAAcgttattaatatatacaattgaaagagataataaattgtgcatattaaaataaaaatgtataaaatacatcaaaatgaaactttagttaagtagtaaatttaatgttttaataatccAATTAATGTGAGTTCAAAtcctactatatatatattttaattgttttttaaaaataacaagatTTAAATGCCCtcaaataatagaatattttttaattataaaataacattttcataatttcctCATCGAGTTGGTGACCTGACTGAAGGTGACACCAACTCCGTTAGAagcttaataaataatataaataaaaaaccaaaagaaTTAATCATTTGTAACAAATACTTTTATTGGATAAAAGCTACCTAATTCAACTAATGTTggtaaactaaaaaattaaatgcGAAAAAAAGTAAGTGTTAGAAAAATAAGTATGGAAGGATTAAGTGTTGAATTTAAGTTAgtaaatatgtttatatatcatttaaaattaaataatgaatataattaaattgtttgataaaGAATACAAtaatcttaaataaaataaaaaacaattaaatttattcGTAATAAATAAGTCTCAATCTACTTATCTAATATCTTTGTGTTGATtgaattttttcaatattttatcaaataggaagtaagtatatcaaaattaatttttgtgaAGTTAAAATAACATTGAATAGCCAATCATACTACAAATTTAATGACAAACTTACATGAATTTCAACCTGATTGGCATAAAATTTAAATCTCCATCCTTATGTTTGTAAACACTTTCCTCTTCCCCATTTGTAATgtaaaaatcatttatatattaaatttgactcaattaaataatatatagtaTTAATATCCAAGAAAAAAAACCAATatctcaaaattttgtttttgtttttctttcccttCCTTTTGATAAACTCaagtgaaaattttttaattaaaaagaactaggAAGAATTCAGAATTAATATACAAACCAAATACAAAGTTCATCAAAGCAGAGTAATTAGAATGAAAAGAAGAAGAGCAGCAATGAAAGAGTACTTAAGAGCAGCTAAAAGAATAGCCCCTGAGATCAAAAACAACTGCCACAAAACCTGAACACTGGCCCACGTTAGCAGACCCGTCAATCCAAGGGCTACGATGTTATCAGGATCTGGGTCCAACAAGTCACCCAACCTGAAATTAAACATCGACCGTCGTTCATTCCTCGATTCCCCTCCGTCATTCCCGTTGAAGGACCCCTCCGGTGGAACCTTTGATTGTTTTTCTTCTCCTTGTGGTTTCTTGTTGGGTTGTTTGGTTAAGTCATCCTTGTTCCCGTTTTGAGCAAAGAGAAATGAGCGTGAAGGACGTTTTGGGATATGGATTTGGGGTTTCAGAAATACAGGAgcatatttgaaattaaaatatagattTGGAGAAGTTGACGGGATTTGGGGATGTATACAAGAGACCAACCCTAACATTTCCTccccccttttctttttcttagatTTTCCCTGGTTTTCTTGGGAGAAATAGAAACGAAGGtaaattatgtaattataaaaaaaaaaacacacacacacacataaacAAAAAGACAAAAGTATCCTCGAAGGGCAAAAGAAGATCAGACAAAAACACTCGACCACAGTGGGAGTCGAACCCACGACCTTTTGATCCGAAGTCAAACGCGCTAATCCACTGCGCTATGCGGTCAGATTGAAATATGGTGGGGCAAATAACCAAAAAAGGCCGGTTTTTtccaaaatttaccgaaatgggccggttttttaattatttaccggaatgggccattttccgcgaaatcgcatccacgtcagcgcgatgtcagggtacgtgcaggaaatcgcatccacgtcagcgcgatttgctgacatGGAAGGAAATCACTccctctaggacgcgatttgctgacgtggcatgaacagtgttattttagcttggaaaactttgaaaggccataacttttggctcggttgtccgtttgagacgaatttttttttgatttcgaataaattttcgagatctacgcgctggcAAACTGCCAAAGGTGGTTTGCTGAAGTTTTcatcgaaaaagatccttttttgcccctaaattttgattttttcagtttaaaattgaattttgaaacattcaaatcgttattttcctcatttatttgaagtaaataCCGGatatttttttacagaattgtcttatatcatcctgttataggtataagtcagctcattccacttttgagaagttccctaaaattttccattttattcaatttagtccctaaaacctaaatagtcatattttcaaatataagcttcgtttttcaattcaaattcaatttcatccttccataacattcaaatattcttaaatacaaaaatttcgtgctaattttgaaataattacactttagtccctatactcgtaactaacaaattatactttacaaattagtcactaTTCATATCTAAGAAGTTTtccagcgcgtagatctcgaaaagttattcgaaatcaaaaaaatttttgtctcaatcggacaaccgagccaaaagttatggcctttcaaagttttcaaagctAAAAACACATTGTTCATGCCACGTCAACAAATCGCATCCTAGAgggcgcgatttccttccacgtcagcaaatcgctctgacgtggacgcgatttcctacgcgtaccctgacattgcgctgacgtggacgcgatttcgcggaaaatggcccattccgataaataattaaaaaaccggcccatttaggtaaattttgaaaaaaaaccgGCCTTTTTTGGTTATTTGCCCAATATGGTGAACATAATAGGATACCAATCTTTAAAGTTGAAAATTTCCCAATAACTCgactattttttgttttaaatttaacaCTTTTTTGTGTCCGGTTTGTATTTATTgagattcaaaataaatatttttttaaaaaaaatcgaaagaaTTAAAGGGTAAGGAATTAAGCCATATAAGTCCGAAGTAATTAGCTGAATCAAAATGACTTAAGGATAATTGGGTTAGTTAATTAAGGCTTTGAGGAAAGTCCAATcctgaaactattattataagcccAAAGCCATATGACTTATAGTAATTAGCCAACATTTTCTTTGTAGGCCATTCATGAAAGGATCAGCTTAAGCATGATTGAAAAAGTTGTGTTATAGTCTACTCAACCATTATGCTAAAACACTTGTGTTTAACTCTTCAATAGTTATTAGTTCAGGTTTGACTGTCGCACCATTTCTACCGGTTAACTCTTATAAAAAAACTTGTTGTATTATAGTTTAAAGTGTATGGTAAATAGAGTAATTTTTAAGGTATTATGAATAAATTAGTTCATAAATTATATCCTCAATTCACTCGATTGATTTCTATAAAAGATATGTAATAGATGACCTCTAAGATGATTCAAATGGGATTTACGGATGATTTTGAATAGAGAGGCATCACAAATAATATCTAGTAAAAGATGACTCATGAActgtatttaataaaaaattattaccaGATCATCTAATGTTGGGTCATTATAATAATATAAGCTTTAACCTATACTTTTATCttattatatcaaatatatatatatacaacatcTTACAAAAACgcataatatcatttttattagtTGATATTATTTTCTAAGAATACTGCAAGAACTTTTTGTATCATAAAACCATAACAAAACCATATATTTTCCCTTTTATTGTCTACTCTCTTTCTTTTCAAATATGGTTTGGACTTTAGGGCAAGAGATTTGCTAATCATGACTCGACATAAAGATTGTCtcccctttccttttcttttcaattcttcttttttatatttttaaggaatCCGATAAGATGAGTTTTTATTTTCAGTGCGATGTATTTCGTTTTTTTTTATATCATGCAGAGGTGATTTTACGGGCCTAGCATGGCCGgccccttaaaataaaaaattattatttagtttatttaaatgtttttaatattttaaattagtaaatataaaattatattttagtacattttaaagttataaaaattttatttaatcatttaaaaattataaagatatagaatataaaaaattaaaatttcattcggcccatctaaaaaattgtaatttcacGTCAACGTTATCTCTTttcaataggagaatgacaaataaaccttttcctctttatttttaattaaatttaaattttttaagaaaaaactgaaaataaaaaataaaatctaatttattattctattatcgaaaagagataaaaatgacgttaaataaaaaattcaaaattttagttgaaaaaaaTCCAGCTCCGACTAAACCAAGTTTGAAATCGGAGGGGAGGGGGGGGTGTCAAATCTATTAGACCCGAGGAACCCAATCAAGAGGGGGTCCGTACGACCAGATTGacatgatgatgatggtgatgatgaggATGATGTGTGTGATGTACAGCTGTGATTGTAGGGTCCCACTTCCTTCCCCTACTACATTTCCGATTTAGGCAAAGACAAACCCCACTTTTCCTCCTTTGCCTCTGCCTTTATACCCTTTTCCCATTCACCCCCAAAATATTCTTCTTTAATCTTTTCTCTTCCTTTCTTCTTTGCCACGTCACCCTTCCACATTTCACTTCTTATTCATTTTGCTTCGGCTCCGCTCAGCTTGGCTGAAGTTTACaatttttttaggttaaaatatctCATAAGTCCATGTACTattcgtaaatttaaaattttatctatatacttttatttttagaaattaaatccctttacttattaaatttcaaaattttaagtccAATTATTAATActgtttaaattataatttttaacttttatctaaaactattcaaaataaaataaataatgcaatattaataaaattaaaattatgaaataatgaattttgaaaaacaaaatttactattatcaaacaaattaattatattcAGTTTCTTTTACTAATGTATCATATATTctataataaaaattcaatacttataaaattaaatattcaatattcaatagttaatttttcaacacttaatttttttagtttatcaagCACACCCTAAAACTCTTGTCAAGCACCCGTTTGACACATTTTTAAATCTTGTCACCCTCATGCCTCACCTTAATAGTATATATAACAAAAATGAATCCTTagatatttatatattcaaaattactatttaaatccccattttatggaaaaaaaacaaattctaatattcaaATTCACTATTTATATAGTTCTAATTTAATCTATATTTTTAAGGATAAAGTTTAC
The genomic region above belongs to Gossypium hirsutum isolate 1008001.06 chromosome D05, Gossypium_hirsutum_v2.1, whole genome shotgun sequence and contains:
- the LOC107904194 gene encoding uncharacterized protein, translated to MLGLVSCIHPQIPSTSPNLYFNFKYAPVFLKPQIHIPKRPSRSFLFAQNGNKDDLTKQPNKKPQGEEKQSKVPPEGSFNGNDGGESRNERRSMFNFRLGDLLDPDPDNIVALGLTGLLTWASVQVLWQLFLISGAILLAALKYSFIAALLLFILITLL